A single region of the Papilio machaon chromosome 13, ilPapMach1.1, whole genome shotgun sequence genome encodes:
- the LOC106717889 gene encoding uncharacterized protein LOC106717889, with protein sequence MSFMQISVIYGMTIGYHTGQEQLAYFAARARNVQSTTRFSGPLLRAGTEVERRTEPFSPDTTTTTTTTTPPETTESVLGLEMYETRPRARTGSRDENGTPIFIQYVDMTTLGSLPDLEDFPRKFNGRVRRAKNDMLSKMFWRPFKKTDVKPISPT encoded by the exons ATGTCCTTTATGCAAATATCTGTCATTTACGGTATGACTATTGGCTACCACACGGGGCAAGAACAATTGGCTTATTTTGCCG CCAGAGCAAGAAATGTACAGAGCACCACAAGGTTTAGTGGGCCGCTGCTGCGAGCGGGAACCGAAGTGGAGCGGCGCACGGAGCCCTTCAGCCCCGACACTACTACAACTACCACCACCACAACCCCACCAGAGACCACTGAATCTGTACTCG GTTTGGAGATGTATGAAACACGACCTAGAGCCAGAACTGGTAGTCGCGATGAAAATGGCACGcctatatttatacaatacgtGGACAT GACTACCTTGGGGTCTTTGCCGGATCTCGAGGATTTCCCCAGGAAATTCAACGGTCGTGTCCGGAGAGCGAAGAATGATATGTTGAGCAAAATGTTTTGGAgaccttttaaaaaaacagatgtAAAACCAATATCGCCTACATAA